The Biomphalaria glabrata chromosome 17, xgBioGlab47.1, whole genome shotgun sequence genome segment TTAACATGTGTTTTGTATTTACGTAAAGATTCTAACAGGAATCGAAGGGAGGCATTTTTCTATTCTACTGCTCcctcagcatttttttttttaccattccctctctctcttcctctctctctctctctctctctatcttcttcTTTCTGTCACCATCTGTTACATCTTTATGTATAATTTACTAGATAAGCCCAGGCGTCATCACTCACTCCCAGCTGCCCCGTTCCTGCACCTGCTCACCCCCAACCAAATGAGGGTTGAAGTTACTCATTTATTTTACACCGGAATCCAACTTGTTTACTAGTAACTACTGTCAGTCCATGGTCGGTTTCTGCCGGAATAAGTGtatcattatcttatcttcatTGACATACTCGTGtatcattatcttatcttcatTGACATACTCGTGtatcattatcttatcttcaacGAGATACGCATGTATCATCATCTTATCTTCATAGACATACTCGTGtatcattatcttatcttcatCAACATTCTCGTGTATTATCATCTTATCTTCACTAACATACTCGTGGTCATAGATCATATCTTCACTAACATACTCGTGGTCATAGAACATATCTTCACTAACATACTCGTGGTCATAGATCATATCTTCACTAACATACTAGTGGTCATAGAACATATCTTCACTAACATACTCGTGGTCATAGAACATATCTTCACTAACATACTCGTGGTCATAGAACATATCTTCACTAACATACTCGTGGTCATAGATCATATCTTCACTAACATACTCGTGGTCATAGAACATATCTTCACTAACATACTAGTGGTTATAGAACATATCTTCACTAACATACTAGTGGTCATAGAACATATCTTCACTAACATACTCGTGGTCATAGAACATATCTTCACTAACATACTAGTGGTCATAGAACATATCTTCACTAACATACTAGTGGTCATAGAACATATCTTCACTAACATACTCGTGGTCATAGATCATATCTTCACTAACATACTCGTGGTCATAGAACATATCTTCACTAACATACTCGTGGTCATAGAACATATCTTCACTAACATACTCGTGGTCATAGATCATATCTTCACTAACATACTCGTGGTCATAGATCATATCTTCACTAACATACTCGTGGTCATAGAACATATCTTCACTAACATACTCGTGGTCATAGAACATATCTTCACTAACATACTCGTGGTCATAGAACATATCTTCACTAACATACTCGTGGTCATAGATCATATCTTCACTAACATACTCGTGGTCATAGAACATATCTTCACTAACATACTCGTGGTTATAGATCATATCTTCACTAACATACTCGTGGTCATAGAACATATCTTCACTAACATACTCGTGGTTATAGATCATATCTTCACTAACATACTCGTGGTCATAGATCATATCTTCACTAACATACTCGTGGTCATAGAACATATCTTCACTAACATACTCGTGGTCATAGAACATATCTTCACTAACATACTCGTGGTCATAGATCATATCTTCACTAACATACTCGTGGTCATAGAACATATCTTCACTAACATACTCGTGGTTATAGATCATATCTTCACTAACATACTCGTGGTCATAGATCATATCTTCACTAACATACTCGTGGTCATAGAACATATCTTCACTAACATACTCGTGGTCATAGAACATATCTTCACTAACATACTCGTGGTCATAGATCATATCTTCACTAACATACTCGTGGTCATAGATCATATCTTCACTAACATACTCGTGGTTATAGAACATATCTTCACTAACATACTCGTGGTCATAGAACATATCTTCACTAACATACTCGTGGTCATAGAACATATCTTCACTAACATACTCGTGGTTATAGATCATATCTTCACTAACATACTTGTGGTTATAGAACATATCTTCACTAACATACTCGTGGTTATAGATCATATCTTCACTAACATACTCGTGGTCATAGATCATATCTTCACTAAATTGCACGTATGTCATACGTGTATATGCGTAgccggatggctgcctggtcgtgcggtttgcacgctggactgtcgttcagatttatcgatggtcccgggttcaaaccctgcccgctcccatcccccgtcgtcctgcgggaggtttggactaggaagtaaactatcttcaactctgaaggaacatccgaaacatgtaaaacaaacaaacattttacatcttCACTAACATACAAGTATGCACATCAATCCACactaacacatacacatatgc includes the following:
- the LOC129923745 gene encoding sex-determining region Y protein-like, giving the protein MIYDHEYVSEDMIYNHEYVSEDMFYNHKYVSEDMIYNHEYVSEDMFYDHEYVSEDMFYDHEYVSEDMFYNHEYVSEDMIYDHEYVSEDMIYDHEYVSEDMFYDHEYVSEDMFYDHEYVSEDMIYDHEYVSEDMIYNHEYVSEDMFYDHEYVSEDMIYDHEYVSEDMFYDHEYVSEDMFYDHEYVSEDMIYDHEYVSEDMIYNHEYVSEDMFYDHEYVSEDMIYNHEYVSEDMFYDHEYVSEDMIYDHEYVSEDMFYDHEYVSEDMFYDHEYVSEDMFYDHEYVSEDMIYDHEYVSEDMIYDHEYVSEDMFYDHEYVSEDMFYDHEYVSEDMIYDHEYVSEDMFYDH